In [Leptolyngbya] sp. PCC 7376, a genomic segment contains:
- a CDS encoding ShlB/FhaC/HecB family hemolysin secretion/activation protein produces MLLPHSSQKALTQRSLTCPLSLSKIAKTSVGCGLGLGMWLLQGVTFSGSAIAQIPTPERPGTSPSLEQPSEAETLPALPTLEDLLGPDFVPAAPSEVPLPGDGITFTVEQFMLTGSTVYEDTDFAEIFAQYTDRQITFEEVLKVRDAITQRYRDDNYLTSGAIIPPQSLQDGVVEIQIVEGRVEDIVIEGNDHLKAEYVRSRLGLGAQTPLRISDLLEQIQLLQLNPLLENISADLQAGTVPGTNLLVVTVNEADSFDVAYQLDNNRSPSVGTLRHRLSVREGNLIGYGDAISANYSHTEGSDSFDLSYTLPVSPHNTSVTAYYSTTNSDVIEDPFTALDASSEASVVELTVQHPLIETPTTDLVLGLIGSHQRTQTSLGIDNIGGFPLSAGADNQGRTKVSALRFFQAWSKRSPEQVIAVRSQFNFGLDAFGSTINDDADVPDSRYFSWLGQGQWVRLLAPDTPLIVRGSLQLTPDSLLSLERYGLGGQSTVRGYRQDVLLTDNGAALSVEARIPLWQDSDRNLSLQLTPFIDSGVGWNNQGANPERNSLLGVGTGLRLQYGDASLRFDWGVPLIKQSDTDKTLQEQGLYFTLNVPFF; encoded by the coding sequence ATGTTGTTGCCTCACTCTTCTCAAAAAGCTTTAACCCAGCGCTCTTTAACTTGTCCTTTATCCCTATCGAAGATTGCCAAAACCTCAGTGGGATGTGGTCTCGGTTTGGGAATGTGGCTGTTACAAGGGGTGACTTTTTCTGGGTCGGCGATCGCCCAAATTCCGACGCCAGAACGACCGGGAACCTCCCCTAGCTTGGAGCAACCTTCAGAGGCCGAAACATTACCTGCTTTACCGACCCTCGAAGATTTACTCGGCCCCGATTTTGTACCTGCTGCACCATCAGAAGTTCCCTTACCGGGCGATGGTATTACATTTACTGTCGAGCAATTCATGCTAACGGGCAGCACTGTTTATGAAGATACTGATTTCGCTGAAATTTTTGCGCAATATACAGATCGACAGATTACTTTCGAAGAAGTATTAAAAGTCCGCGATGCCATTACCCAACGCTATCGAGATGACAACTATTTAACGTCTGGTGCCATCATTCCCCCACAATCTTTGCAGGATGGGGTGGTCGAAATTCAAATCGTGGAAGGTCGTGTTGAGGATATCGTCATTGAAGGAAACGATCACCTCAAAGCCGAATATGTGCGAAGTCGTCTGGGGTTAGGTGCTCAAACACCATTACGGATTAGCGACCTCCTTGAACAAATTCAGTTGTTACAGCTTAATCCTTTATTAGAAAACATATCTGCTGACCTCCAAGCAGGAACCGTGCCGGGGACAAATTTGTTGGTCGTGACGGTCAATGAAGCAGATTCTTTTGATGTCGCTTATCAACTAGACAATAACCGTTCCCCCAGTGTCGGGACTCTCCGCCATCGCCTCAGCGTCAGGGAAGGTAATTTAATCGGCTACGGAGATGCGATATCAGCCAACTATTCCCACACAGAAGGTAGCGATAGTTTTGATCTCTCCTATACGTTACCTGTCAGTCCCCACAACACTTCTGTCACGGCTTATTACAGTACAACTAATAGTGATGTTATTGAGGATCCGTTTACAGCTCTTGATGCTTCATCGGAAGCTTCAGTTGTCGAACTTACTGTGCAACATCCCCTCATTGAAACGCCTACAACGGATTTAGTACTGGGCTTAATTGGTTCCCATCAACGCACTCAAACGTCCCTTGGTATTGATAATATCGGTGGTTTTCCATTATCAGCCGGAGCCGATAATCAAGGTCGTACAAAAGTAAGTGCTCTCCGTTTTTTCCAAGCCTGGAGTAAGCGCAGCCCAGAACAGGTAATTGCCGTGCGATCGCAGTTTAATTTTGGTCTTGATGCTTTTGGCTCCACCATTAATGACGATGCGGATGTGCCAGATAGTCGCTATTTTTCATGGTTAGGACAGGGGCAATGGGTGCGTCTATTGGCTCCGGATACTCCCCTCATTGTGCGCGGCAGTTTACAGTTAACCCCAGATTCTCTGCTGTCTTTAGAAAGATATGGCCTAGGCGGACAAAGTACTGTGCGGGGCTACCGTCAGGATGTTTTGCTCACCGATAACGGGGCGGCTCTCTCAGTGGAAGCTCGTATACCTCTCTGGCAAGATTCTGACCGCAATCTTTCGCTGCAACTAACCCCTTTTATTGATAGCGGTGTCGGTTGGAATAACCAAGGTGCAAATCCAGAGCGTAATTCTTTATTGGGTGTCGGCACAGGATTACGTCTTCAGTATGGCGATGCGAGCTTAAGGTTCGACTGGGGTGTTCCGTTAATTAAACAGAGTGATACAGATAAGACTTTGCAGGAGCAGGGACTTTATTTCACGCTCAATGTGCCGTTCTTTTAG